A single window of Watersipora subatra chromosome 9, tzWatSuba1.1, whole genome shotgun sequence DNA harbors:
- the LOC137404632 gene encoding cleavage stimulation factor subunit 3-like isoform X1 produces MSTDTQSGESASSKKNEYLPLNEKEYAFAPDRLKKAQDRLEEEPFDTEAWGIFTRENQRKKCVDARPFYEKLISRFPNCSKYWRLYIEHEMRAHNYEKVEKLFQRCLIKILSIDLWKCYLQYIKDTKASLPTFKEKMAQAYDFAIDKIGQDHYSLPIWTEYISFLKSVDAVGSYAENQRITAVRRVYQRGTVTPMHGVEHLWREYCQYETSINPIIAKKMIEERSKEYSNAKRVAREYDVHSQGIIRSVPSIPPQNTPEELRQVELWKKFIVWEKSNPLRTEDHAVVTKRVMFAYEQCLLCLGYHPDLWFEAASFLEQSSRLLSEKGDQNACKLFAEEAGNVYERGISGLLKNTLILYFAYADFEEGRLKYEKVHSIYKRYIDLEDNDPSLCYIQYMNFARRAEGIKPARAVFKMAREDKRSSYHVYVAAALMEFYCSKDKNVAYKIFELGLKRFGDNNDFIMCFVEYMLHLNEDNNTRVLFERVLTSSQLAPEKSLEVWRRFVEFESQIGDLPSINKVEKRRLAVHQGLKDFEGREASLLVERYQYLDLLPCSVPELRCLGFKDTRSAAALLHSALPAVNVVELTARDEDPDTKADFPRPDTSQMIPFKPKQIVPTGAHPVEGGVFPYPPAASQLLTTLPPPNSFIGPFVKIDKFLENFLSMKLPEALVVDDDGLANGTQDLDSGTAYSVNKANILSKKRKALVSLQDDAGSDGEADHRAPSKDIYRSRQQKRVR; encoded by the exons ATGTCAACAGACACACAGTCCGGAGAATCAGCATCTAGCAAGAAGAATGAATATTTACCTCTCAatgaaaag GAGTACGCCTTCGCTCCGGATCGTTTAAAAAAAGCACAAGATCGACTTGAGGAGGAGCCATTTGATACGGAGGCATGGGGCATATTTACGCGGGAGAATCAG AGAAAGAAATGTGTGGATGCTCGGCCCTTTTATGAAAAGCTAATCAGCCGATTTCCAAACTGCAGCAAGTACTGGAGGCTCTACATAGAACATGAG ATGAGAGCACACAACTATGAAAAGGTGGAAAAGCTTTTCCAGAGATGTCTCATAAAAATTCTTAGCATTGATCTATGGAAATGCTATTTGCAATACATAAAAGATACCAAAGCGTCCCTTCCTACATTCAAGGAGAAAATGGCACAG GCGTATGACTTTGCAATAGATAAGATTGGACAGGATCACTATTCGTTGCCTATCTGGACAGAGTATATCTCTTTTCTCAAGTCTGT AGACGCTGTCGGTTCTTATGCGGAAAACCAAAGGATTACAGCTGTTAGGAGGGTTTATCAGCGTGGGACTGTCACTCCTATGCATGGAGTGGAGCATCTCTGGAGAGAATACTGTCAGTATGAAACT AGTATCAACCCAATCATTGCTAAGAAGATGATAGAGGAGCGTAGTAAGGAATATTCAAATGCCAAGAGGGTAGCCAGGGAGTATGATGTGCATTCGCAGGGAATCATACGGAGCGTACCTTCAATCCCTCCCCAAAACACTCCTGAGGAACTCAGACAG GTTGAGTTGTGGAAGAAGTTTATAGTCTGGGAGAAATCAAATCCTCTCCGCACAGAAGACCACGCTGTTGTGACTAAGAGAGTCATGTTTGCCTATGAACAGTGTCTTCTCTGCTTGGGCTATCATCCCGACCTCTG GTTTGAAGCCGCTAGTTTCCTGGAACAGTCAAGCCGTTTACTCTCGGAGAAAGGAGACCAGAATGCCTGCAAACTATTTGCTGAAGAGGCAGGAAATGTATATGAAAGAGGAATTTCTGGTTTGCTCAAAAACACTCTCATCCTTTATTTCGCCTATGCTGACTTTGAGGAG GGAAGGCTCAAGTACGAGAAGGTTCACTCCATATATAAGCGTTACATAGACCTGGAAGATAACGATCCGTCATTG TGCTATATCCAGTATATGAACTTTGCGAGACGTGCCGAGGGAATCAAGCCAGCTAGAGCTGTTTTTAAGATGGCAAGAGAAGACAAGCGCTCGTCTTATCATGTGTACGTGGCAGCTGCTCTGATGGAGTTTTACTGTAGTAAG GACAAGAATGTTGCTTACAAGATATTTGAACTTGGTTTGAAGAGGTTTGGAGATAACAATGATTTTATCATGTGCTTCGTAGAATACATGCTGCATTTGAATG AAGACAACAATACCAGGGTTCTATTTGAGAGAGTTCTGACATCATCTCAACTGGCACCAGAGAAATCtct ggaggtctggaggAGATTTGTTGAGTTTGAGTCGCAGATAGGCGACTTGCCGTCGATCAACAAGGTGGAAAAACGACGGCTGGCTGTCCATCAGGGCCTCAAGGACTTTGAGGGTAGAGAGGCGAGCTTGCTTGTAGAGCGATACCAGTACCTTGACCTGCTGCCTTGCAGCGTGCCTGAGCTGCGCTGTCTCGGGTTCAAG GACACGAGGTCAGCAGCAGCGCTGTTACACAGTGCACTGCCAGCTGTTAATGTAGTGGAGTTGACAGCAAGAGATGAGGACCCGGATACTAAGGCGGATTTTCCACGACCCGATACAAGTCAGATGATCCCCTTTAAACCCAAGCAGATAGTTC CCACTGGTGCACATCCTGTAGAAGGAGGGGTGTTTCCATATCCACCCGCTGCGTCACAACTTCTCACAACGTTACCTCCTCCAAATAGCTTCATTGGTCCCTTTGTGAAGATTGATAAGTTCTTGGAGAACTTCCTTTCTATGAAGCTACCTGAAG CGCTTGTCGTAGATGATGATGGTTTGGCTAATGGAACGCAGGATTTGGATTCAGGTACTGCCTATTCTGTCAATAAAGCAAACATACTTAGCAAAAAGAGAAAAGCCTTAGTGTCCTTGCAAGACGATGCTGGCAGTGATGGGGAAGCAGACCACAGGGCTCCAAGCAAAGATATTTACAGATCCAGACAGCAGAAGAGAGTGCGATAG
- the LOC137404632 gene encoding cleavage stimulation factor subunit 3-like isoform X2, translated as MRAHNYEKVEKLFQRCLIKILSIDLWKCYLQYIKDTKASLPTFKEKMAQAYDFAIDKIGQDHYSLPIWTEYISFLKSVDAVGSYAENQRITAVRRVYQRGTVTPMHGVEHLWREYCQYETSINPIIAKKMIEERSKEYSNAKRVAREYDVHSQGIIRSVPSIPPQNTPEELRQVELWKKFIVWEKSNPLRTEDHAVVTKRVMFAYEQCLLCLGYHPDLWFEAASFLEQSSRLLSEKGDQNACKLFAEEAGNVYERGISGLLKNTLILYFAYADFEEGRLKYEKVHSIYKRYIDLEDNDPSLCYIQYMNFARRAEGIKPARAVFKMAREDKRSSYHVYVAAALMEFYCSKDKNVAYKIFELGLKRFGDNNDFIMCFVEYMLHLNEDNNTRVLFERVLTSSQLAPEKSLEVWRRFVEFESQIGDLPSINKVEKRRLAVHQGLKDFEGREASLLVERYQYLDLLPCSVPELRCLGFKDTRSAAALLHSALPAVNVVELTARDEDPDTKADFPRPDTSQMIPFKPKQIVPTGAHPVEGGVFPYPPAASQLLTTLPPPNSFIGPFVKIDKFLENFLSMKLPEALVVDDDGLANGTQDLDSGTAYSVNKANILSKKRKALVSLQDDAGSDGEADHRAPSKDIYRSRQQKRVR; from the exons ATGAGAGCACACAACTATGAAAAGGTGGAAAAGCTTTTCCAGAGATGTCTCATAAAAATTCTTAGCATTGATCTATGGAAATGCTATTTGCAATACATAAAAGATACCAAAGCGTCCCTTCCTACATTCAAGGAGAAAATGGCACAG GCGTATGACTTTGCAATAGATAAGATTGGACAGGATCACTATTCGTTGCCTATCTGGACAGAGTATATCTCTTTTCTCAAGTCTGT AGACGCTGTCGGTTCTTATGCGGAAAACCAAAGGATTACAGCTGTTAGGAGGGTTTATCAGCGTGGGACTGTCACTCCTATGCATGGAGTGGAGCATCTCTGGAGAGAATACTGTCAGTATGAAACT AGTATCAACCCAATCATTGCTAAGAAGATGATAGAGGAGCGTAGTAAGGAATATTCAAATGCCAAGAGGGTAGCCAGGGAGTATGATGTGCATTCGCAGGGAATCATACGGAGCGTACCTTCAATCCCTCCCCAAAACACTCCTGAGGAACTCAGACAG GTTGAGTTGTGGAAGAAGTTTATAGTCTGGGAGAAATCAAATCCTCTCCGCACAGAAGACCACGCTGTTGTGACTAAGAGAGTCATGTTTGCCTATGAACAGTGTCTTCTCTGCTTGGGCTATCATCCCGACCTCTG GTTTGAAGCCGCTAGTTTCCTGGAACAGTCAAGCCGTTTACTCTCGGAGAAAGGAGACCAGAATGCCTGCAAACTATTTGCTGAAGAGGCAGGAAATGTATATGAAAGAGGAATTTCTGGTTTGCTCAAAAACACTCTCATCCTTTATTTCGCCTATGCTGACTTTGAGGAG GGAAGGCTCAAGTACGAGAAGGTTCACTCCATATATAAGCGTTACATAGACCTGGAAGATAACGATCCGTCATTG TGCTATATCCAGTATATGAACTTTGCGAGACGTGCCGAGGGAATCAAGCCAGCTAGAGCTGTTTTTAAGATGGCAAGAGAAGACAAGCGCTCGTCTTATCATGTGTACGTGGCAGCTGCTCTGATGGAGTTTTACTGTAGTAAG GACAAGAATGTTGCTTACAAGATATTTGAACTTGGTTTGAAGAGGTTTGGAGATAACAATGATTTTATCATGTGCTTCGTAGAATACATGCTGCATTTGAATG AAGACAACAATACCAGGGTTCTATTTGAGAGAGTTCTGACATCATCTCAACTGGCACCAGAGAAATCtct ggaggtctggaggAGATTTGTTGAGTTTGAGTCGCAGATAGGCGACTTGCCGTCGATCAACAAGGTGGAAAAACGACGGCTGGCTGTCCATCAGGGCCTCAAGGACTTTGAGGGTAGAGAGGCGAGCTTGCTTGTAGAGCGATACCAGTACCTTGACCTGCTGCCTTGCAGCGTGCCTGAGCTGCGCTGTCTCGGGTTCAAG GACACGAGGTCAGCAGCAGCGCTGTTACACAGTGCACTGCCAGCTGTTAATGTAGTGGAGTTGACAGCAAGAGATGAGGACCCGGATACTAAGGCGGATTTTCCACGACCCGATACAAGTCAGATGATCCCCTTTAAACCCAAGCAGATAGTTC CCACTGGTGCACATCCTGTAGAAGGAGGGGTGTTTCCATATCCACCCGCTGCGTCACAACTTCTCACAACGTTACCTCCTCCAAATAGCTTCATTGGTCCCTTTGTGAAGATTGATAAGTTCTTGGAGAACTTCCTTTCTATGAAGCTACCTGAAG CGCTTGTCGTAGATGATGATGGTTTGGCTAATGGAACGCAGGATTTGGATTCAGGTACTGCCTATTCTGTCAATAAAGCAAACATACTTAGCAAAAAGAGAAAAGCCTTAGTGTCCTTGCAAGACGATGCTGGCAGTGATGGGGAAGCAGACCACAGGGCTCCAAGCAAAGATATTTACAGATCCAGACAGCAGAAGAGAGTGCGATAG